The Symphalangus syndactylus isolate Jambi chromosome 23, NHGRI_mSymSyn1-v2.1_pri, whole genome shotgun sequence genome has a window encoding:
- the PRICKLE4 gene encoding prickle-like protein 4 isoform X2, with protein MRLPASAGCLPGAVPARALAPAWQRPWSPHISTLRSHKCGFVFLFFFPQSTAPGPSLSRPSPPAGEGWAGAAGAWERKGRAIRAGGGGRRRALRPWGGDRVRGLTAESVQNCPDSDAQRGKPDLRDRRGRKQALPLMSVQNSGWPHQEDSPKPQDPGPPANSDSDSGHLPGEDPEDTYAQGPAVLSLGSLCLDTNQAPNWTRLQTLLQQLPPQDIDERYCLALGEEERAELRLFCARRKQEALGQGVARLVLPKLEAHTCEKCRELLKPGEYGVFAARAGEQRCWHQPCFACQACGQALINLIYFYHDGQLYCGRHHAELLRPRCPACDQLIFSWRCTEAEGQRWHENHFCCQDCAGPLGGGRYALAGGSPCCPSCFENRYSDAGWSWAGALEGQAFLGAPPPHPPDPSLGARSSHRASLAGAFQGPPEPTPRRGRGCGAGLPPRRGTPSQAREADALWWRRGTLARTLGGGGAHGPGAGRGRRLGLTPASCGGGPAPRL; from the exons ATGCGGCTCCCGGCGTCTGCTGGATGCCTGCCGGGCGCAGTCCCAGCCAGAGCCCTTGCTCCTGCATGGCAGAGGCCGTGGAGCCCGCACATTTCCACCCTGAGATCCCACAAatgtggttttgttttcctttttttttttccccaatctaCAGCTCCAGGCCCCTCCCTGAGCCGCCCCTCTCCACCAGCCGGGGAGGGGTGGGCGGGGGCCGCTGGGGCGTGGGAGAGGAAGGGCCGTGCTATTAGGGCGGGCGGGGGCGGGCGGAGGCGGGCGCTGAGGCCTTGGGGTGGGGACCGGGTGAGGGGCCTGACGGCAGAGTCGGTCCAGAACTGCCCGGACAGCGACGCACAGCGAGG GAAACCTGACCTGAGGgacagaagaggaaggaagcag GCTTTGCCACTAATGTCCGTGCAGAACTCTGGCTGGCCCCACCAAGAAGACAGCCCCAAGCCCCAGGATCCAGGTCCACCAGCCAACTCAGACAGTGACTCAGGCCACCTGCCGGGGGAGGACCCTGAGGATACCTATGCTCAG GGTCCTGCAGTTCTGAGCTTGGGTTCCCTTTGCCTGGACACCAACCAAGCCCCCAACTGGACTAGGCTTCAGACCCTCCTGCAGCAACTCCCTCCGCAGGACATTGAT GAGCGCTACTGCCTGGCCCTTGGGGAGGAGGAGCGGGCCGAGCTGCGGCTCTTCTGTGCCAGGCGGAAGCAGGAAGCCCTGGGACAGGGGGTAGCCCGCCTGGTACTTCCCAAGCTTGAAGCACACACCTGTGAGAAG TGTAGGGAGCTGCTGAAGCCAGGGGAGTACGGAGTGTTTGCAGCCCGGGCAGGGGAACAGCGCTGCTGGCACCAGCCTTGCTTTGCCTGCCAGGCCTGTGGCCAGGCCCTGATAAACCTCATCTACTTCTACCATGATGGACAACTCTACTGTGGCCGTCATCATGCAGAGTTGCTGCGCCCGCGCTGCCCGGCTTGTGACCAG ctGATCTTCTCCTGGCGCTGCACCGAGGCGGAGGGACAGCGCTGGCATGAGAACCACTTCTGTTGCCAAGACTGCGCCGGGCCTCTGGGCGGGGGACGTTATGCCCTGGCTGGGGGAAGCCCCTGCTGCCCCAGCTGCTTCGAGAACCGCTACTCGGATGCAGGCTGGAGCTGGGCCGGGGCACTGGAAGGGCAGGCATTCCTTG GAGCGCCCCCACCGCACCCCCCAGACCCAAGCCTCGGGGCCCGCAGCTCTCACCGCGCGTCCCTGGCCGGAGCGTTCCAAGGGCCGCCCGAACCCACCCCGCGCCGCGGTCGGGGTTGCGGCGCCGGACTCCCTCCCAGGCGCGGGACTCCCTCCCAGGCGCGGGAGGCGGACGCCCTCTGGTGGAGGCGGGGAACCCTGGCGAGGACtctcggcggcggcggcgcgcacGGCCCAGGGGCTGGGCGGGGCAGGAGGCTGGGCCTCACCCCAGCTAGCTGCGGTGGAGGTCCAGCTCCGCGGCTCTGA